One window of Nocardia nova SH22a genomic DNA carries:
- a CDS encoding helix-turn-helix domain-containing protein, producing MNDRALGDFLRARRARLQPSQVGLPPGVRRRQTAGLRREEVAALAALSVDYYIRLEQGRDRNPSSEVLSALASALLLDADETAHLRGLARLAGGRAPAAPTVGVAGPGLRLMLGSLRPTPAFVLDQVSNVLAANPEGWRLLWGIEEWEPVRRNLIRYVFTHPAARAVFEDWTGMARDCVAHLRVVQGEGTHDAALAALTGELCAASAEFDELWAHYDVRTKRGTRRMFRHPVVGRMELTSEILTAPDGQRLVAFQAEPGSPDRDAVTLLGLMGDDVPECGEGAEHEQR from the coding sequence GTGAACGATCGTGCGCTGGGGGACTTTCTGCGGGCGCGCCGGGCGCGGTTGCAGCCCTCGCAGGTAGGTCTGCCGCCGGGGGTACGGCGGCGGCAGACTGCGGGCCTGCGCCGGGAAGAGGTGGCGGCGCTGGCGGCGCTGAGCGTGGATTACTACATCCGGCTGGAGCAGGGGCGCGATCGTAATCCGAGTTCGGAGGTGCTGTCCGCGCTGGCGTCGGCGTTGTTGCTCGATGCCGACGAGACCGCGCATCTGCGGGGGCTGGCGCGGCTGGCGGGTGGCCGGGCACCGGCGGCGCCCACGGTGGGGGTGGCCGGGCCGGGGCTGCGGCTGATGCTCGGATCGTTGCGTCCGACACCGGCTTTCGTACTCGATCAGGTGAGTAATGTGCTGGCCGCGAATCCGGAGGGCTGGCGGTTGCTGTGGGGTATCGAGGAGTGGGAGCCGGTGCGCCGCAATTTGATCCGGTATGTGTTCACCCATCCGGCGGCGCGGGCGGTGTTCGAGGATTGGACGGGGATGGCGCGGGACTGTGTCGCGCATCTGCGGGTCGTGCAGGGGGAGGGGACGCACGATGCCGCACTCGCGGCGCTGACGGGTGAATTGTGCGCCGCGAGTGCGGAGTTCGACGAGCTGTGGGCGCATTACGACGTGCGCACCAAGCGGGGGACCCGGCGGATGTTCCGGCACCCGGTGGTGGGCCGGATGGAGTTGACCTCGGAGATCCTGACGGCGCCGGATGGTCAGCGGCTGGTGGCGTTCCAGGCGGAGCCGGGCAGTCCGGACCGGGATGCGGTGACGTTGTTAGGGCTGATGGGTGATGACGTACCAGAGTGCGGCGAGGGTGCCGAGCACGAACAGCGGTGA
- a CDS encoding metal-dependent hydrolase, with protein MLGHSHATSGALAWAGAAAALPLSILTFPAAQIGHLGTVDLLMGTFLTAGAALLPDADHPSGTISHVLGPVSHAACKVISTVSGGHRHATHSLAFVVAIAFGTWAGEHWIGRYFTLSLVFFLLALAVRALNLCPPGEGFRSYATIVILAGAGTFAMDQWISDKPAWLPFSVGLGSLAHLLGDCLTDRGCRLFWPLDIRTRIPIVDRTGNKVETWILSPLFVLGTLAALWYVITHQP; from the coding sequence GTGCTAGGACATTCACATGCGACCAGTGGTGCGCTCGCGTGGGCGGGAGCCGCTGCCGCGCTACCACTTTCGATACTGACCTTCCCCGCCGCACAGATCGGCCACCTCGGCACCGTCGACCTGCTGATGGGAACATTCCTCACCGCCGGCGCCGCCCTGCTCCCCGACGCCGACCATCCCAGCGGCACCATTTCGCATGTGCTCGGCCCGGTTTCACACGCGGCCTGCAAAGTCATCTCCACCGTCTCCGGCGGACACCGCCACGCCACCCACTCCCTGGCCTTCGTCGTCGCGATCGCCTTCGGCACCTGGGCGGGCGAACACTGGATCGGCCGCTACTTCACCCTCTCACTCGTGTTCTTCCTGCTCGCCCTCGCCGTCCGGGCCCTCAACCTCTGCCCACCCGGCGAGGGATTCCGCTCCTACGCCACCATCGTCATCCTCGCCGGGGCCGGAACCTTCGCTATGGACCAGTGGATCTCCGACAAACCCGCCTGGCTCCCCTTCTCCGTCGGCCTCGGCTCCCTCGCCCACCTCCTCGGCGACTGCCTCACCGACCGCGGCTGCCGCCTGTTCTGGCCCCTCGACATCCGCACCCGCATCCCGATCGTCGACCGCACCGGCAACAAGGTCGAAACCTGGATCCTCTCACCGCTGTTCGTGCTCGGCACCCTCGCCGCACTCTGGTACGTCATCACCCATCAGCCCTAA
- a CDS encoding serine/threonine-protein kinase translates to MTHDLGATAPDPGADRATATQTALTSLVARFAQQWQTPGDPPDLSAHLPAEPALRRSALIELIKVDLHERWQRDTDAPRLADYSRRFPELTAAPLPPDLVYEEISARSRRDNHDVDLTEYRQDYPTQMARISQRLDTGHQDDPADPDAEPALRTTMLADPTALDALDTINPGATVDDFDLLLPLGQGAFARVFLARQRSMGRLVAVKISHDRGSEPQTLAQLDHDHIVRVFDKRQITDQHLKLMYMQYVPGGTLLGVLRMLRRTTPAQRNGQLLLEAIDAATTTGGVLEPQPSPTRTEISRLSWPETVARLGSRLAAALDYANHRGILHRDIKPANVLLTADGQPKLADFNISFSRHLPGANPVAYFGGSLPYMAPEQLEACHPNLDTTAADLDTRADLYALAVVLWELLTGRIPFDDGHDAGETEQSLQAMIDRRRTPIAERFDADLPPDTPALLRHALLTCLSPDPADRYATGAELAQQLDLSQDRAARDLVDPPTHSLRARLRMRPMPVVTLSSLLGHLLAGLYLGSHDLRLIRDALGPDAAGQVARLGIIVILIGYPIAIGALLYWCRSVFIVPNGLRRGRQFDADTLAAARAATLACGDRIAIATFAGWLAALAIFLAELHRLGGLPAGLTTSLIACYLVAACVAVVYTYFPVTYFVLHWYYPGLVAAGPTTPADAAMLRRMVHRSRIYLGVAACVPLIGVPAGLVFLTPDQQQLVIGPIVGLCVGGLFAFLITLRTFYALETDLNALDRVLDPHPRT, encoded by the coding sequence ATGACACACGACCTCGGCGCGACCGCACCCGACCCCGGTGCCGACCGCGCCACCGCAACGCAGACCGCGTTGACCTCCCTCGTCGCCCGGTTCGCCCAGCAATGGCAGACGCCGGGCGACCCACCCGATCTCTCCGCACACCTGCCCGCGGAACCCGCCCTCCGCCGCAGCGCCCTCATCGAACTCATCAAGGTCGACCTCCACGAACGCTGGCAACGCGACACCGACGCCCCCCGCCTCGCCGACTACAGCCGCCGCTTCCCCGAACTCACCGCCGCACCACTACCCCCCGACCTCGTCTACGAAGAGATCAGCGCCCGCAGCCGCCGCGACAACCACGACGTCGACCTCACCGAATACCGGCAGGACTACCCCACCCAGATGGCCCGCATCAGCCAGCGACTCGACACCGGCCACCAGGACGACCCCGCCGACCCCGACGCCGAACCCGCACTGCGCACCACCATGCTCGCCGACCCCACCGCCCTCGACGCCCTCGACACCATCAACCCCGGCGCCACCGTCGACGACTTCGACCTCCTGCTCCCCCTCGGCCAAGGCGCCTTCGCCCGCGTCTTCCTCGCCCGCCAACGCTCCATGGGCCGCCTCGTCGCCGTCAAGATCTCCCACGACCGCGGCAGCGAACCACAAACCCTCGCCCAACTCGACCACGACCACATCGTCCGAGTCTTCGACAAACGCCAGATCACCGACCAGCACCTCAAACTCATGTACATGCAGTACGTGCCCGGAGGCACCCTGCTCGGCGTCCTGCGCATGCTCCGCCGCACCACCCCCGCACAACGCAACGGACAACTGCTGCTCGAAGCCATCGACGCCGCCACCACCACCGGCGGCGTACTCGAACCACAACCCTCCCCCACCCGCACCGAAATCTCCCGCCTCAGCTGGCCCGAAACCGTCGCCCGCCTCGGCAGCCGCCTCGCCGCCGCCCTCGACTACGCCAACCACCGCGGCATCCTGCACCGCGACATCAAACCCGCCAACGTCCTGCTCACCGCCGACGGACAACCCAAACTCGCCGACTTCAACATCAGCTTCAGCCGCCACCTCCCCGGCGCCAACCCCGTCGCCTACTTCGGCGGCTCCCTGCCCTACATGGCCCCCGAACAACTCGAGGCCTGCCACCCCAACCTCGACACCACCGCCGCCGACCTGGACACCCGCGCCGACCTCTACGCCCTCGCCGTCGTCCTCTGGGAACTGCTCACCGGCCGCATCCCCTTCGACGACGGCCACGACGCCGGCGAAACCGAACAATCACTCCAAGCCATGATCGACCGGCGCCGCACCCCCATCGCCGAACGCTTCGACGCCGACCTACCCCCCGACACCCCCGCCCTCCTGCGCCACGCCCTGCTCACCTGCCTGTCCCCCGACCCCGCCGACCGCTACGCCACCGGCGCCGAACTCGCCCAGCAACTCGACCTCAGCCAGGACCGCGCCGCCCGCGACCTCGTCGACCCACCCACCCACAGCCTGCGCGCCCGCCTGCGCATGCGCCCCATGCCCGTCGTCACCCTCTCCAGCCTCCTCGGCCACCTCCTCGCCGGCCTCTACCTCGGCTCCCACGACCTGCGCCTCATCCGCGACGCACTCGGCCCCGACGCCGCCGGCCAAGTCGCACGACTCGGCATCATCGTCATCCTCATCGGCTACCCCATCGCCATCGGCGCCCTGCTCTACTGGTGCAGATCGGTATTCATCGTCCCCAACGGACTACGCCGCGGCAGACAATTCGACGCCGACACCCTCGCCGCAGCCCGTGCCGCCACCCTCGCCTGCGGCGACCGCATCGCCATCGCCACCTTCGCCGGATGGCTGGCCGCACTCGCCATCTTCCTCGCCGAACTCCACCGCCTCGGCGGACTCCCCGCCGGACTCACCACCAGCCTCATCGCCTGTTACCTCGTCGCCGCCTGCGTCGCGGTCGTCTACACCTACTTCCCCGTCACCTACTTCGTATTGCACTGGTACTACCCGGGATTGGTCGCCGCGGGCCCCACCACCCCCGCCGACGCCGCCATGCTCCGGCGCATGGTCCACCGCAGCCGCATCTACCTCGGCGTCGCCGCCTGCGTACCGCTCATCGGCGTCCCCGCCGGACTCGTCTTCCTCACCCCCGACCAGCAACAGCTCGTCATCGGACCCATCGTCGGACTCTGTGTCGGAGGACTTTTCGCCTTCCTCATCACCCTGCGCACCTTCTACGCACTCGAAACCGACCTCAACGCCCTCGACCGCGTCCTCGACCCGCACCCCCGCACCTGA
- a CDS encoding SCO6745 family protein, with product MSVPAAVKSEIQNIGGAFMFSRETKAFGASTGVDGFIGPYTRGRGGVLGDVDADVVTAAFGFFEPATVRAAWESVSMPPAEAASGYLAACRDFGRRKLAGFDSAERLAELLQTVVDDADVAGVSLFAGWRALPSAPDAPGQVLQLIHCLRELRGGVHLIAVRSVGLAPFEAVLIGGSPLADGPTQARRFGWGDRVDSTEVTVAMRQRWDAAEALTDELIAPAFAGLDEAAGKELVTLLQEAHATVFTR from the coding sequence GTGTCGGTGCCGGCCGCGGTGAAGTCCGAGATCCAGAACATCGGGGGCGCGTTCATGTTCTCCCGCGAGACGAAGGCGTTCGGTGCGAGCACCGGGGTGGACGGTTTCATCGGCCCGTACACCCGCGGCCGTGGCGGTGTGCTCGGCGACGTGGATGCCGACGTGGTGACCGCCGCGTTCGGGTTCTTCGAACCGGCGACCGTGCGGGCGGCGTGGGAGTCGGTGTCGATGCCGCCCGCCGAGGCGGCATCGGGCTATCTGGCGGCGTGCCGGGATTTCGGGCGCCGCAAACTGGCCGGATTCGATTCCGCCGAGCGGCTGGCCGAACTGTTGCAGACGGTGGTGGACGACGCCGATGTGGCGGGTGTGAGCCTGTTCGCGGGCTGGCGGGCGCTGCCGTCGGCGCCGGACGCGCCGGGGCAGGTGCTGCAGCTGATCCACTGTCTGCGGGAGTTGCGCGGCGGAGTGCATCTGATCGCGGTGCGGTCGGTGGGATTGGCGCCGTTCGAGGCGGTGCTGATCGGTGGTTCGCCGCTGGCCGACGGTCCCACCCAGGCACGGCGGTTCGGGTGGGGAGATCGGGTGGACTCGACGGAGGTGACCGTGGCGATGCGGCAGCGCTGGGATGCGGCCGAGGCGCTGACCGACGAGCTGATCGCACCGGCGTTCGCGGGGCTGGACGAGGCCGCGGGCAAGGAACTGGTCACGTTGCTGCAGGAGGCGCACGCCACGGTTTTCACGCGCTGA
- a CDS encoding FAD-dependent oxidoreductase has protein sequence MERTRCAVVGGGPAGMMLGLLLARAGVQVTVLEKHADFLRDFRGDTVHPSTLALLDELGLGERFAELPAGRLEQMRVRIGATTVVMADFRRIPGRHNYIAMVPQWDFLDLLAEAATREPTFTLHRDCTVTGLRRDRDGRVTGVHYLDDTGQTRQLAATLTVGCDGRHSIVRRAAGLRPLETEVPMDVWQVRIPKPAGAPASGLDGEVFGHFGGGQAAVTMDRGDYYQTSYLIEKGTDTTRRTADIAELRARLAALFDWPEPHLDTLRDWDDVKLLETGMNRLRRWYGDGVLCLGDAAHTMSPVGGVGINLAVQDAAAAARLLAEPLRRDLVTTTDLARVQRRRTLPMLVAQRSQRGEHDMLLRPALRATLDPDRLPLPLRLLRRFPALRGLTARLGGLGIRPEHAPDFARPR, from the coding sequence ATGGAACGAACCCGATGCGCCGTCGTCGGCGGCGGGCCCGCGGGCATGATGCTGGGACTACTCCTCGCCCGCGCGGGCGTGCAGGTCACCGTCCTGGAGAAACACGCCGACTTCCTGCGCGACTTCCGCGGCGACACCGTGCACCCGTCCACCCTGGCCCTGCTCGACGAACTCGGCCTGGGCGAACGCTTCGCCGAACTCCCCGCCGGACGGCTCGAACAGATGCGCGTCCGCATCGGCGCCACCACCGTCGTCATGGCCGACTTCCGCCGAATCCCGGGGCGGCACAACTACATCGCGATGGTGCCGCAATGGGACTTCCTCGACCTGCTCGCCGAGGCCGCCACCCGCGAACCCACCTTCACCCTGCACCGCGACTGCACGGTCACCGGCCTGCGACGCGACCGCGACGGCCGGGTCACCGGCGTGCACTACCTCGACGACACCGGGCAGACCAGGCAACTCGCCGCCACCCTCACCGTCGGCTGCGACGGCCGCCACTCGATCGTGCGCCGGGCCGCGGGCCTGCGTCCCCTCGAGACCGAGGTCCCGATGGACGTCTGGCAGGTCCGCATCCCCAAACCCGCCGGCGCCCCCGCCTCCGGTCTCGACGGCGAAGTGTTCGGCCACTTCGGCGGCGGACAGGCCGCGGTCACCATGGACCGCGGCGACTACTACCAGACCTCCTACCTCATCGAGAAGGGCACCGACACCACCCGCCGCACCGCCGACATCGCCGAACTCCGCGCCCGCCTCGCGGCCCTGTTCGACTGGCCCGAACCCCACCTGGACACCCTGCGCGACTGGGACGACGTCAAACTGCTCGAAACCGGCATGAACCGGCTACGCCGCTGGTACGGCGACGGCGTGCTGTGCCTGGGCGACGCCGCCCACACCATGTCCCCCGTCGGCGGCGTCGGCATCAACCTCGCCGTCCAGGACGCCGCAGCCGCGGCCCGCCTGCTCGCCGAACCCCTGCGCCGGGACCTGGTCACCACCACCGACCTCGCCCGGGTCCAGCGACGGCGCACCCTGCCGATGCTCGTCGCGCAACGATCCCAGCGCGGCGAACACGACATGCTGCTGCGCCCCGCCCTGCGCGCCACCCTCGACCCCGACCGGCTCCCGCTCCCACTACGGCTGCTGCGGCGCTTCCCCGCACTGCGCGGGCTCACCGCACGCCTCGGCGGTCTCGGCATCAGACCCGAACACGCCCCCGACTTCGCGCGCCCCCGATAA
- a CDS encoding TetR/AcrR family transcriptional regulator, with amino-acid sequence MTPSGLREQKKKRTKQALIRSALNLFADKGYDATTVAEIATAAEVSPATFFNYFATKDEVVFADDDLYDDLVGQALARRTTREGPADLLLRVVREIAAADAWSFPLDHELTDVRARLIAEVPALQAGAFLRLAALQQRLADALLDIHPDEVDRLYATALTGSVLGAVDAVLRGTGGDVTSRTADVTAAAEIALRGHLRE; translated from the coding sequence GTGACGCCCTCCGGACTCCGCGAACAGAAGAAGAAACGCACCAAGCAGGCGCTGATCCGGTCCGCGCTGAACCTGTTCGCGGACAAGGGATACGACGCCACCACCGTCGCGGAGATCGCCACCGCCGCCGAGGTGTCACCGGCGACGTTCTTCAACTATTTCGCCACCAAGGACGAGGTGGTCTTCGCCGACGACGACCTCTACGACGATCTGGTGGGCCAGGCGCTGGCGCGGCGCACGACCCGGGAGGGCCCGGCCGATCTGCTGTTGCGGGTGGTGCGCGAGATCGCCGCGGCCGATGCGTGGAGCTTCCCGCTCGACCACGAGCTGACCGATGTGCGCGCCCGCCTGATCGCCGAGGTGCCCGCGCTACAGGCGGGTGCGTTTCTGCGCCTGGCCGCACTGCAGCAGCGCCTGGCCGACGCCCTGCTCGATATCCACCCCGACGAGGTGGACCGGTTGTATGCCACCGCTCTGACCGGATCGGTACTGGGCGCGGTGGACGCGGTCCTGCGCGGCACCGGCGGCGACGTCACCTCCCGCACCGCCGACGTGACCGCTGCCGCCGAGATCGCGCTGCGCGGTCACCTTCGCGAATAA
- a CDS encoding FAD-dependent oxidoreductase: MTVSSRTDVLVVGAGPVGLAAAAALLDRGAEVMIADAQPTAADTSRAAVVHARTLEVLEQVKLTAELIDRGVRVERFTVRERDRVLLHIGFGELPCDYPFTLLVPQNVTEELLVRRLESLGGSVIRPCRVLALAQDGDGVTADLDSGQRVRARYVIGADGMHSTVREQAGIEFHGAAYPESFVLADAVLGGDVTDEEVRLYFASEGVSVLAPLPGGRHRMVATVADAPAHPDAYHVGLLLKERGPQANPITVQSLVWSSRFRVHHRLADRYRAGRILLAGDAAHVHSPAGGQGMNTGIQDALALADALGAVVVDGASDAVLDAYESARRPIAERVVSFTDTMTRVATVPAALRGVRNSALRVLDRIPAVHRRMALELSELANR; the protein is encoded by the coding sequence ATGACTGTTTCCTCTCGAACCGATGTCCTGGTGGTGGGTGCGGGCCCGGTGGGCCTGGCCGCGGCCGCCGCGCTGCTCGACCGCGGCGCGGAGGTGATGATCGCCGACGCGCAGCCCACCGCCGCCGACACCTCGCGGGCCGCGGTGGTCCACGCGCGCACCCTCGAAGTGCTCGAACAGGTGAAGCTGACCGCGGAACTGATCGATCGCGGTGTGCGGGTCGAGCGGTTCACCGTGCGTGAGCGGGACCGGGTCCTGTTGCACATCGGTTTCGGTGAGCTGCCCTGCGACTATCCGTTCACCCTCCTGGTTCCGCAGAACGTCACCGAGGAACTGCTCGTGCGGCGGCTGGAATCGCTGGGCGGCAGTGTGATTCGGCCGTGCCGCGTTCTCGCTCTCGCCCAGGACGGCGACGGGGTCACCGCGGACCTCGACTCCGGTCAGCGGGTGCGGGCACGGTATGTGATCGGCGCCGACGGTATGCACAGCACGGTGCGCGAGCAGGCCGGGATCGAATTCCACGGCGCCGCCTATCCGGAGTCGTTCGTGCTGGCCGACGCGGTGCTCGGCGGGGACGTCACCGACGAGGAGGTGCGGCTGTACTTCGCCTCCGAAGGGGTGAGCGTGCTGGCGCCCCTGCCGGGCGGACGGCACCGGATGGTCGCCACCGTTGCCGACGCGCCGGCGCACCCCGACGCCTACCACGTCGGACTGCTGCTGAAAGAGCGTGGACCGCAAGCGAATCCGATCACCGTGCAGTCACTGGTGTGGTCGTCCCGGTTCCGGGTGCACCACCGGCTCGCCGACCGGTACCGCGCGGGCCGGATCCTGCTCGCCGGTGACGCCGCCCACGTGCACAGCCCCGCCGGTGGGCAGGGTATGAACACCGGCATCCAGGACGCGCTGGCGCTGGCCGACGCCCTGGGCGCGGTCGTGGTGGACGGTGCCTCCGATGCGGTTCTCGACGCCTACGAGTCCGCCCGCCGCCCGATCGCCGAGCGGGTCGTGTCGTTCACCGACACCATGACCCGGGTCGCGACCGTCCCCGCGGCACTGCGCGGTGTGCGCAACAGCGCGCTGCGCGTCCTCGACCGGATCCCCGCCGTGCATCGCCGGATGGCTCTGGAACTGTCCGAACTGGCCAACCGGTAG